In Nocardioides conyzicola, one genomic interval encodes:
- a CDS encoding rhodanese-like domain-containing protein has protein sequence MSQIPTVSIDAVPDPLPEELSVLDVREDFEWVGGHIDGAVHIPMNELPERLDEVGGGQTLVVCKVGGRSGQVVAWLAEQGYDVVNLDGGMLDWKAAGRPMVSENGQPPQVV, from the coding sequence ATGAGCCAGATCCCGACCGTGTCCATCGACGCCGTGCCCGACCCGCTGCCCGAGGAGCTCTCGGTCCTCGACGTCCGCGAGGACTTCGAGTGGGTGGGCGGCCACATCGACGGCGCCGTGCACATCCCGATGAACGAGCTGCCCGAGCGGCTCGACGAGGTCGGCGGCGGGCAGACCCTGGTGGTCTGCAAGGTCGGCGGCCGCTCCGGCCAGGTCGTGGCCTGGCTCGCGGAGCAGGGGTACGACGTGGTCAACCTCGACGGCGGGATGCTCGACTGGAAGGCGGCCGGCCGGCCGATGGTGAGCGAGAACGGCCAGCCGCCCCAGGTGGTGTGA
- a CDS encoding DUF305 domain-containing protein → MRHRTSPTTPQAGRTMKTLAAVGLGLTLALTATACGDGSDDSTSRSPTSHNAADVTFATDMIQHHAQALSMVDLTVDRTLDPQVEALAEAIREAQGPEIETMSDWLTDWDEEIPETMRDHTNAGHDMGDMSDSMEGMNDSMPGMMSADDMDALQNASGAEFQDMWLEMMIQHHAGAIEMARTEQKDGQYEPAVDLAGEIVIAQKAEIEEMKSLIGS, encoded by the coding sequence ATGCGCCACCGCACCTCGCCCACGACACCTCAGGCCGGACGAACCATGAAGACGCTCGCAGCAGTCGGCCTCGGGCTGACGTTGGCGCTGACCGCCACCGCCTGCGGCGACGGCAGCGACGACTCCACGTCACGGTCACCGACGAGTCACAACGCCGCCGACGTGACCTTCGCGACCGACATGATCCAGCACCACGCACAAGCCCTCTCGATGGTCGACCTGACCGTCGACCGCACCCTTGACCCGCAGGTGGAAGCACTCGCCGAAGCCATCCGTGAGGCACAGGGACCCGAGATCGAGACCATGAGCGACTGGCTCACCGACTGGGACGAAGAGATCCCCGAGACCATGCGCGACCACACCAACGCCGGTCACGACATGGGCGACATGTCCGACTCGATGGAGGGCATGAACGACTCCATGCCAGGAATGATGTCCGCCGACGACATGGACGCGCTGCAGAACGCCTCCGGCGCCGAGTTTCAGGACATGTGGCTTGAAATGATGATCCAACACCACGCGGGCGCCATCGAGATGGCGAGGACCGAGCAGAAGGACGGGCAGTACGAGCCCGCCGTCGACCTCGCCGGAGAGATCGTCATCGCGCAGAAAGCCGAGATCGAGGAGATGAAGTCACTCATCGGGTCGTAG
- the aat gene encoding leucyl/phenylalanyl-tRNA--protein transferase encodes MSPVEPPPSRWTFGDPQGYDPDDDLVGIGADLAPGTLLAAYRRGLFPMPSGTPGDPMYWFCPVRRGVLPLDGLVVSKSLRRSCREFEIRVDTAFAEVADACADPSRPQGWIDGDIRAAYLRLHELGWAHSVEAWRDGRLAGGLYGVGIGGLFAGESMFHRERDASKVALVALVEGLRASYPAQRLLDVQWSTPHLASLGVVEVSREEYLRRLGRALHVREPDLFGER; translated from the coding sequence GTGAGTCCCGTCGAGCCCCCGCCGTCGCGCTGGACGTTCGGGGACCCGCAGGGCTACGACCCCGACGACGACCTCGTCGGCATCGGCGCGGACCTGGCGCCCGGGACGCTCCTGGCGGCGTACCGGCGCGGCCTCTTCCCGATGCCGTCGGGTACGCCGGGGGACCCGATGTACTGGTTCTGCCCGGTCCGTCGCGGGGTGCTGCCGCTCGACGGGCTGGTGGTGTCGAAGTCGCTGCGCCGCTCGTGCCGGGAGTTCGAGATCCGCGTGGACACGGCATTCGCCGAGGTCGCCGACGCGTGCGCCGACCCGTCCCGGCCGCAGGGGTGGATCGACGGCGACATCCGCGCGGCGTACCTCCGGCTGCACGAGCTCGGGTGGGCGCACTCGGTCGAGGCGTGGCGCGACGGGCGGCTGGCCGGCGGGCTGTACGGCGTGGGCATCGGCGGGCTCTTCGCGGGGGAGTCGATGTTCCACCGCGAGCGCGACGCGTCCAAGGTGGCCCTGGTGGCGCTGGTCGAGGGTCTGCGGGCGAGCTATCCGGCCCAGCGACTGCTGGACGTGCAGTGGTCGACACCGCACCTCGCGTCGCTCGGAGTCGTCGAGGTGAGCCGCGAGGAGTATCTGCGCCGTCTCGGCCGCGCTCTCCACGTGCGTGAGCCGGACCTCTTCGGGGAACGGTGA
- a CDS encoding acetyl/propionyl/methylcrotonyl-CoA carboxylase subunit alpha: MQTLLIANRGEIALRVMRTASAMGIRTIALFTDLDADALHVRAADDAVRVTSYLDVDAVVAAAQAAGADAIHPGYGFLSERAAFARAVEAAGLKLVGPSADVMDRMGRKDAAREIAIAAGVPVVPRGEDAGYPVLVKAAAGGGGKGMRVVRSAEEYDEAVAAAKREALSSFGDDTMLVEKYVEHGRHIEVQVMADAHGNVIHLFERDCSTQRRHQKVLEEAPAPTITPEVRELVTSSAVALSKHVGYENAGTVEFLLDADTGEAYFLEMNTRLQVEHPVTEAITGLDLVELQLRVADGEPLPITQADVTVTGHAIEARVYAEDSFGGFLPQAGTTSIVRWSETARVDHALQPEQVVSTSYDPMLGKVIVHGATREEARQALVAALDDTAILGLTTNVGFLRALAASDEFRDAMIDTAWLDTAVVEKPDDELPRVFVAWVSAMLTAVTDSGHPFQSDGWRAGSDPAPTIVELDRPVVVDRALGTVDGTPVRQVEAAHHTLTLAVDGARHRAVVNVQPHVAEVSFRGQRFAFERPDVFGDRAVDVGDGAITAPMPGTVLDVRVADGDRVETGQVLVVLEAMKMELSLKAPFDGTVSGLAAATGAQVALGATLLEVQPDE, from the coding sequence ATGCAGACCCTGCTGATCGCCAACCGCGGCGAGATCGCGCTCCGCGTCATGCGCACGGCGAGCGCCATGGGCATCCGCACCATCGCGCTCTTCACCGACCTCGACGCCGACGCGCTCCACGTGCGCGCGGCCGACGACGCCGTCCGCGTCACGAGCTACCTCGACGTCGACGCCGTGGTCGCCGCGGCACAGGCGGCCGGCGCCGACGCCATCCACCCCGGCTACGGCTTCCTCTCCGAGCGCGCGGCGTTCGCCCGGGCCGTCGAGGCCGCGGGCCTCAAGCTGGTCGGCCCGTCCGCCGATGTGATGGACCGGATGGGCCGCAAGGACGCCGCCCGCGAGATCGCCATCGCGGCGGGCGTCCCCGTCGTGCCGCGCGGGGAGGACGCGGGCTACCCGGTCCTGGTCAAGGCCGCCGCCGGCGGCGGCGGCAAGGGCATGCGGGTCGTGCGCTCCGCGGAGGAGTACGACGAGGCCGTGGCCGCCGCCAAGCGCGAGGCGCTGTCGTCCTTCGGCGACGACACCATGCTCGTCGAGAAGTACGTCGAGCACGGCCGCCACATCGAGGTCCAGGTGATGGCCGACGCGCACGGCAACGTGATCCACCTCTTCGAGCGCGACTGCTCCACCCAGCGCCGTCACCAGAAGGTGCTGGAGGAGGCGCCCGCGCCCACGATCACCCCCGAGGTCCGCGAGCTCGTCACGAGCAGCGCCGTCGCGCTGAGCAAGCACGTGGGCTACGAGAACGCAGGCACCGTCGAGTTCCTCCTCGACGCCGACACCGGCGAGGCCTACTTCCTGGAGATGAACACCCGCCTCCAGGTGGAGCACCCCGTCACCGAGGCCATCACCGGGCTCGACCTGGTCGAGCTGCAGCTCCGCGTCGCCGACGGCGAGCCGCTCCCGATCACCCAGGCCGACGTCACCGTGACCGGGCACGCGATCGAGGCCCGGGTGTACGCCGAGGACTCGTTCGGCGGCTTCCTGCCCCAGGCCGGGACCACCAGCATCGTGCGGTGGTCCGAGACGGCCCGGGTCGACCACGCGCTCCAGCCGGAGCAGGTCGTGAGCACGTCGTACGACCCGATGCTCGGCAAGGTCATCGTGCACGGCGCGACCCGCGAGGAGGCCCGCCAGGCGCTCGTCGCCGCGCTCGACGACACCGCGATCCTCGGGCTCACCACCAACGTCGGCTTCCTGCGGGCGCTGGCCGCGAGCGACGAGTTCCGCGACGCCATGATCGACACGGCCTGGCTCGACACGGCCGTGGTCGAGAAGCCCGACGACGAGCTGCCCCGGGTCTTCGTGGCCTGGGTCAGCGCGATGCTCACGGCGGTCACCGACAGCGGCCACCCCTTCCAGTCCGACGGCTGGCGTGCCGGCAGCGACCCCGCGCCGACCATCGTCGAGCTCGACCGGCCGGTCGTCGTCGACCGGGCCCTCGGCACCGTCGACGGCACTCCCGTCCGTCAGGTCGAGGCCGCCCACCACACCCTCACCCTCGCCGTCGACGGCGCCCGCCACCGCGCGGTCGTCAACGTCCAGCCCCACGTCGCCGAGGTGTCCTTCCGCGGTCAGCGGTTCGCCTTCGAGCGGCCCGACGTGTTCGGGGACCGCGCGGTCGACGTCGGTGACGGCGCGATCACCGCCCCGATGCCCGGCACCGTGCTCGACGTCCGCGTCGCCGACGGCGACCGCGTCGAGACCGGACAGGTGCTCGTCGTGCTCGAGGCGATGAAGATGGAGCTGTCGCTCAAGGCGCCCTTCGACGGCACCGTCTCCGGGCTCGCCGCGGCCACCGGCGCGCAGGTCGCGCTCGGCGCCACCCTCCTGGAGGTGCAGCCCGATGAGTGA
- a CDS encoding hydroxymethylglutaryl-CoA lyase, which yields MSELPTVVRADGLPDRVTIYEVGPRDGLQNESALVPTDVKAEFVRRLLAAGLPIVEATSFVHPKWVPQLADAAELMELLGPAGRDCPVLVPNERGLDRALELGARHIAIFGSATETFAQKNLNRSLDEQFAMFEPTVRRARDAGLDVRAYVSMCFGDPWEGGVPVDQVVAVGKRLFDLGASQLSLGDTIGVGTAGHVTALVQAFGAAGMATDQLAMHFHDTYGQALANTYAALHTGITTYDASAGGLGGCPYAKSATGNLATEDLVWMLRGLGIETGVDLQQVVDTSVWMAGHLGRPSPSAVVRALS from the coding sequence ATGAGTGAGCTCCCCACCGTCGTCCGCGCCGACGGACTCCCCGACCGCGTGACGATCTACGAGGTCGGCCCCCGCGACGGGCTGCAGAACGAGTCGGCGCTGGTCCCGACCGACGTCAAGGCCGAGTTCGTGCGCCGTCTCCTCGCGGCCGGTCTGCCGATCGTCGAGGCGACCAGCTTCGTGCACCCGAAGTGGGTCCCCCAGCTCGCCGATGCCGCCGAGCTGATGGAGCTGCTCGGGCCGGCCGGACGCGACTGCCCGGTGCTCGTCCCCAACGAGCGCGGCCTCGACCGGGCGCTGGAGCTGGGGGCGAGGCACATCGCGATCTTCGGCTCGGCGACCGAGACCTTCGCGCAGAAGAACCTCAACCGCAGCCTGGACGAGCAGTTCGCGATGTTCGAGCCGACCGTGCGCCGCGCCCGTGACGCCGGGCTCGACGTCCGCGCCTACGTCTCCATGTGCTTCGGCGACCCCTGGGAGGGCGGGGTGCCGGTGGACCAGGTCGTCGCCGTCGGCAAGCGGCTCTTCGACCTCGGCGCCAGCCAGCTCAGCCTCGGCGACACGATCGGCGTCGGCACCGCCGGCCACGTGACCGCGCTGGTGCAGGCGTTCGGGGCCGCGGGCATGGCGACCGACCAGCTGGCGATGCACTTCCACGACACCTACGGCCAGGCCCTCGCCAACACGTACGCCGCGCTGCACACCGGCATCACGACGTACGACGCGAGCGCCGGCGGCCTGGGCGGCTGCCCCTACGCGAAGAGCGCCACGGGCAACCTCGCGACCGAGGACCTGGTGTGGATGCTGCGCGGCCTCGGCATCGAGACCGGGGTCGACCTCCAGCAGGTCGTCGACACCAGCGTCTGGATGGCGGGGCACCTGGGCCGGCCGAGCCCGTCGGCCGTCGTACGCGCCCTCTCCTGA
- a CDS encoding DUF4396 domain-containing protein → MSDTASHEHHGHEHDAGHQMGSLNAMSASATLHCLTGCAIGEIAGLLIGTAIGLSNGWTIAISIALAFVFGYTLSTLPLLKAGLALGTALGVVLAADTLSIATMEVVDNLVMALIPGAMNAGLVNVVFWVGMMIALTVAFFAAYPVNRYLLQRGKGHALTHQYHGTDTAVTGPSRFIPSIPTPSLVAVLIAFMLGGLIVAIADELGENTGGEPGGHSAVSTQRR, encoded by the coding sequence ATGAGCGACACCGCCAGCCACGAGCACCACGGGCACGAACATGACGCGGGGCACCAGATGGGCAGCCTCAACGCCATGTCCGCGTCCGCAACCCTGCACTGCCTCACCGGGTGCGCCATCGGCGAGATCGCCGGTCTGCTGATCGGTACCGCCATCGGCCTGAGCAACGGGTGGACCATCGCGATCTCCATCGCACTGGCGTTCGTCTTCGGCTACACCCTCTCCACGCTCCCGCTCCTCAAGGCCGGACTCGCCCTCGGGACCGCCCTGGGCGTCGTCCTCGCTGCCGACACACTGTCCATCGCCACCATGGAAGTCGTCGACAACCTCGTCATGGCTCTCATCCCCGGCGCGATGAACGCCGGTCTCGTCAACGTCGTGTTCTGGGTCGGGATGATGATCGCCCTCACCGTCGCGTTCTTCGCCGCCTACCCCGTCAACCGGTACCTGCTCCAGCGCGGGAAGGGTCACGCCCTGACCCACCAGTACCACGGCACCGACACCGCCGTGACCGGCCCGAGCCGGTTCATCCCCTCCATCCCCACGCCCAGCCTGGTGGCGGTGCTCATCGCATTCATGCTCGGCGGACTCATCGTCGCCATCGCAGACGAGCTCGGGGAGAACACGGGCGGCGAGCCGGGCGGTCACAGCGCGGTGTCGACTCAGCGCCGCTGA
- a CDS encoding EcsC family protein, whose amino-acid sequence MGAKTSMTSAAGKYVAPRLPALAPELNATFVREALNRAIHGIGPLPSAPAAAEKALRETKGNRKRAVKAVVDDHIRYAGAQGMLTSVGGAFTAMVTIPTNITGLALIQARMVAVIAHLRGYDLEDPRVRNAILACMLGEDRVEALVKARKIPAPPMALATAPVHDPEIERVLCAEVTSELVTRVAGKRAAIMVARKVPIVGGVVGMSVDGFATYQIGRYAGGELRPRNRR is encoded by the coding sequence GTGGGCGCGAAGACCAGCATGACCTCGGCGGCGGGCAAGTACGTCGCGCCGCGGCTGCCCGCGCTCGCACCGGAGCTCAACGCGACGTTCGTCCGCGAGGCGCTCAACCGGGCGATCCACGGCATCGGGCCGCTGCCGTCGGCCCCCGCGGCCGCCGAGAAGGCGCTCCGGGAGACCAAGGGCAACCGGAAGCGCGCGGTGAAGGCGGTCGTCGACGACCACATCCGCTACGCCGGCGCCCAGGGCATGCTCACCAGCGTCGGCGGGGCGTTCACGGCGATGGTCACGATCCCGACCAACATCACCGGCCTCGCCCTGATCCAGGCCCGCATGGTGGCGGTCATCGCGCACCTGCGCGGCTACGACCTCGAGGACCCGCGGGTGCGCAACGCGATCCTCGCCTGCATGCTCGGCGAGGACCGGGTCGAGGCGCTGGTCAAGGCGCGCAAGATCCCGGCTCCCCCGATGGCGCTCGCGACCGCACCGGTGCACGACCCGGAGATCGAGCGGGTGCTCTGCGCCGAGGTCACCTCGGAGCTGGTGACCCGGGTGGCCGGCAAGCGCGCCGCGATCATGGTCGCGCGCAAGGTGCCGATCGTCGGCGGCGTCGTCGGCATGAGCGTGGACGGCTTCGCGACGTACCAGATCGGCCGCTACGCGGGCGGCGAGCTCCGCCCGCGCAACCGCCGGTAG